In the Apteryx mantelli isolate bAptMan1 chromosome 26, bAptMan1.hap1, whole genome shotgun sequence genome, CAATCAACTTGTCTTCATTAATTGTGGAGACATGTTTTAAACTCCTGGAAACTTGCTACGGTACCTTGAGGTGAGCGATTTCAGCTCTAACATGGTATGTGAAGGAATAGCTCCTTATGTTTGTTTCGAGCCTGCCACGTGACACTAACACGTGAAGGTCTCTCCTGGTGTGCTGGAAGAAAGAGCGAACAAAATTAATCCCCGTTCACCTCCATTCAACTTGTGATTTTGTAGATCTCTACCATACGCTGCCCAGTCATCTCCTCTCTAGGCTGAGGACTCCCGTCCCACACCTTCTAGCCCAGATTTTATGCGTCTTTCTTATGGGGGGCTGAGAAATGCCCTAGTTCTGCTGTTGCCTCAGTCCAGTGTGACGCACAGCAAAAGCCCTGACCAGCCAGTCTGGTCTCATTGATGCTCTGAAGGTCTCAATGGAGGAGCTGATCATTTTGTCTTCAGTGAGCGCTGGTTTTCTCTCAGCTTTGTCTCGTGAACACCCTCTTTTCCCTATAGTGCAGTTCTTTGGAGGCCTCATAATTCAACAGACTTCAGTTGGAAGAAATGCATTTATCTAAGGACTGACTTCCCGGTGCCTTTTTTCTGGTTCTGTCTACATAGGATGGAGACTTGAAATTCTCCCTCGAGTCCGTGAAGAAGCTAAAGGAGCTCATGGACAAGGACACAGACATTAGCCCTCGCATGAAGGTTGTCCGGGCTCCATGTGAAGAAAAAGATCTCCCCAAAGAGTTCCAGCCTGTGTGTGAAAGAAAAGACGCGCCTGTGATTTTTGAGAGGCTGAGTATGTAGTTTGCATTGCCAAGTCCCCATTCGTTAATCATGCTTTTCAACCTTAAATGTTCAAATAGTAGCAAAGAAAAGTAACTGCTCTAAGACCTGTTGTTCTCTTGCCTCTATATGTTCCCCTTGTTTTCCCAGTGAATCTAGGTTGGATTTCATGTTTTAAGCAAGACTTTTGCAAGAACTGATTTTCCCTGTGCCAGTGAGAACTTAAATGACTATCAAAGCTCATAAAGCACTAGTGGGAAGGGGTCTCCAAATCACTTGGTGTGTGGCTCTGCTCTCCAAGAAATTCCCTTGCAATTTCATTTAATCTCTCTTTTATCCCTAACAGGCATGGCTGTCAAAGAGATTGATCTGTGCGAAATCTGCGCCAACGCCGCCTGTGCTGGCTGCCTTTGAAGGACGAAACAACGTAAAGAAGATGCATCAAGCCATGAAGCTCGTGCTTTTGTCTTGCAACATCACATATCCTCACAAATCAATATCTAGGCTCCATCTCCACTTCAGTCAAAGGGGACCTGTTAGCTCATGTAGACATGCCAGAGGTAACCTTCAAACAGCTAGACTGGGTACCACCAGCGGTGCAGTTCTGGCAACAAGACCATAGACCTCATCCAAGAGGCTGGGGACTTGTCAAGCGAGGGGCTCGTGCCGAGTGCTGTTCTGCTGTGACTCGGCCTGAGCCACGCGTCTGTCTACATGAGCTGCAGGACACTTGACTGGAGTGAAGATACCCTGGGCTCAGTGTTTCAGTTTCCATATTTTTTCTCCTGGATTGGAAGATGGAACGGAGTAGTCTCCTGTAGCCTTTCTAGTATCTACATCTGCCTGTAATTGGGCCTCCCCTGCACACGTGCACTTAGCAGCATAGGGTTATAATCTTTTCCAGCTCGTGCTTTCCAAGCACAGTGGTTAAGCGTCGCTGTACACGTAAGTCTGCATGTGGCATGCATGTGTTTGCAACGCAGCCATAGCATTCAACCTGGGGACAAGTTACAAGTGTTTAGCAACACTTTCACAGAGCCAGAAATCTCTCAATCTGTTACTCATACTCACAGTTTGTTGCCAATGTACTGAATAGGTGTAGAGGAACACAGGCGCTAGGAACCCTTTCCACACCGATATAGGGAAGCTCACTTCTACTGATAGATATTCATGTTCAGGAAGTTCTGCTTAAGAGCAAGGAGGAGTACGCTGCCATGTTGgcatcactctgaaatgaaaacatcaattgtttttatttattggaTGTGAAGGAAGAGCCTGTCCATGTttatatgctactgtacatgaaATAAAAGCTAGCAATGAAAGTTTTTGCGAAAATCTGCCTGCTCCCTTTTCTCCTATATAAGGTCTTTCGTGTCTGGGTCTTCACTAGAGAAAATATTCTCTTGTTAACGTTGGCCTGAAGttaaaacaatttgtttttccatttgtggCCCCTATATGGATCATAATAATATAAGACTACTTCATACCCTGTAAATTATTCCCTCTCACCATTAACCTCTTGAATTATTCTCTCCGTTTCATATATGGGGCGCTCAACTCAGCAACCAGGTTTCCAGAGGAATGTCAGTGCTATAAAGCTAAGCACTTATCCCCAGAACAAGGTGCCTAACTCCAGAAATGAAATCCCCAAAAGTCACGCTAGGTGCACAAATTCCCGATTCACATGAGAGAAAAGCTAGGCGGGTGCAGAAAGGGCTTGCCCACATCCAGTATGATGACTGCTGCCGTGCCAAAGGCATCCAACAGCAAATGCCAGAGTGGTCCCACACTAAGGCACCTTGAAATAGGCACCTTTGGGAAACTGGATTTCCTGTCTTAAAACCCTACATGGGCTTATTTTGACCCCAGAATAGTTTCTATGCATATagaaagtggcttttttttttcctcttaaactaCATTTGACAAATCACCGACCCCTAGCACAACAGCCTTGCGTGGCTCGCCCAGAGGGGACAACTTATGCTTTTTGCAATGAAGAATTACTGGCAGCAAGACCTGGAAGCAGGCTCTCCCTGCTGATATGCTGCAGGGGTCCACACTGGGCTACTGGGCTGGACTGGGGACCTTCTCGCACGTTCTCCTGCTGCCTCACAAGCCTCATGCTCCTCCACTGACAGTGTCCTGCCTTTGCCAGGTGCACCATGGCCTGGTGCCAGGCTGGCTTGCAGCATGCAGCGTAGAGCACTGCCTTGGCATACAGAAAAAGGGGGTTAGAGGAGGGAAGCAAACCTGTTTCTCACTTGCTAGGTGAGATTTCTAATAGCTGAGGGATTATACAAGAGGAAGGTTGTGGCGTTAAAGAAACAACCGAATAAACCAAGAAATGAAGCAGAAGTGGCTGCAAATCCCAGTATTACAGAAGGCTGTAGGAAGTCCGCTGGAGACACTACGTTTTGAGCATTGCATTTCCCAACAATCCCTGGGCCACGGGGATTGGCCTAGCATggtcagagcagagcagagatctcAGGTGGCATTATCATCCCAGCCCCCAACCCTCTGCCTGCAGGCCATCTATGGGAAACCGATACCCTGCAGGCATCATGCTCATGCAGAAACCCCAAGCTGACATTCTCAGCTGCCAGTGCTGAGTTACCAGATATAACCACTGCTGTAGGCATATGCATTTTAACTAGCAGGGTGTTATTACTTTGGTGCAGAAGCTTCACTTGCTTTAGGAAGAAACCCCCATGACAAACACAAGTTCTCCACGCATGAAAGCTGCTCTCTCTGTCCCCAAGCCTGGACTCCTCAACACCGCCTTCAAGGTCTGTGTAGTAAacacaaagagagggagaagaaaggaaaaaccaAGCTACATTTCAAACAAATATCCTCTAGTTTTAATTGCCTGTAGCAACAGAGACCAAGACAAAGTCTTCAGCTAATCATACCCTGTTGCTCAGCAGCAGTAAGCTGCTGTCTCAGCTCAGTTATCTCATCTAAATGCACTTTAGCAGGGAGAGCAGAGAACCTTCCTAAACTGTAGCATTAGCCAACATGCTCAGGCCAGTGTCAGAGTCCCTGAGATTAACAACATACTTTTGGTCTATTTTTCTGCCCACAACCTAACCTCAAAGTGTGCTCAAGGGCAAGAAAACTTTGGCTGTTGGCTGGTAAATATGCGTGCAAGCCCTGCCGATGCCCGGAGAGCTGCACCTACACAGACATCCTGCTTCTGACAG is a window encoding:
- the LOC106491261 gene encoding guanylin-like, which produces MNGLLSFAILALLSLVHSSQAVYVQDGDLKFSLESVKKLKELMDKDTDISPRMKVVRAPCEEKDLPKEFQPVCERKDAPVIFERLSMAVKEIDLCEICANAACAGCL